Proteins encoded by one window of Juglans regia cultivar Chandler chromosome 15, Walnut 2.0, whole genome shotgun sequence:
- the LOC109013670 gene encoding F-box protein SKP2B-like: MVGKDNLRAEDLNLCFEKLMMLGKNGIRKGGVKMEGGIITEWKDIPTELLLQIVSLVDDKTVIMASGVCRGWRDAICLGLTHLSFSWCSKNMNNLVLSLAPKFTKLQSLILRQDKPQLEDHAVETIANCCHDLQVLDLSKSFKLSDSSLYALAHGCPNLSKLNISGCSAFSDSALAYLASFCRKLKVLNLCGCVKAASDSALQAIGCYCSQLQSLNLGWCDNVSDVGVMSLAYGCPDLRTLDLCGCVRITDDSVIALANRCLHLRSLGLYYCQNITDRAMYSLAHSRVKKTSMWESVKEINDEDGLRTLNISQCTALTPPAVQAVCDSFPALHTCSGRHSLIMSGCLNLMSVHCACAFHAHRTASNVAHPAH, encoded by the exons ATGGTAGGTAAAGACAACCTGAGGGCTGAGGACTTGAACTTGTGCTTTGAGAAGCTTATGATGCTTGGCAAAAATGGGATTCGGAAAGGAGGGGTGAAAATGGAAGGTGGTATCATCACTGAGTGGAAGGATATTCCCACAGAGCTCTTGTTGCAAATTGTTTCTCTTGTTGATGATAAGACGGTGATCATGGCGTCAGGAGTGTGTCGTGGGTGGAGAGATGCTATTTGCTTGGGCCTTAcccatctctctttctcatg GTGCAGCAAGAACATGAACAACTTGGTCCTATCTCTTGCtccaaaattcacaaaattgcAGAGTCTCATATTGCGCCAAGATAAACCACAGCTTGAGGATCATGCTGTTGAAACTATTGCAAACTGCTGTCATGATCTGCAGGTCCTGGACCTCAGCAAAAGTTTCAAGCTTAGTGACAGCTCCCTGTATGCCCTGGCTCATGGTTGCCCTAATCTTTCAAAACTCAACATCAGTGGATGTTCAGCATTCAGTGACAGTGCTCTTGCATATCTGGCTAGTTTTTGCCGTAAGTTAAAGGTTTTAAATCTTTGTGGATGTGTCAAAGCTGCATCTGACAGTGCATTGCAG GCTATTGGATGTTACTGCAGTCAGTTGCAGTCTTTAAATCTAGGATGGTGTGATAATGTAAGTGATGTGGGAGTAATGAGTTTAGCATATGGATGCCCTGATCTCAGAACTCTTGATTTGTGCGGCTGTGTTCGCATAACAG ATGATAGTGTGATTGCTCTTGCAAACAGATGTCTTCATTTGAGATCCCTTGGCCTGTACTACTGTCAGAACATCACAGACAGAGCAATGTACTCTTTGGCCCACAGCCGAGTGAAGAAGACTTCAATGTGGGAATCAGTGAAAGAAATTAACGATGAGGATGGGCTTAGGACTCTCAACATCAGCCAGTGCACGGCACTCACCCCCCCTGCCGTTCAGGCAGTGTGCGATTCATTTCCTGCACTCCACACTTGCTCGGGAAGGCATTCGCTTATCATGAGCGGCTGTCTGAACTTAATGTCCGTGCATTGTGCCTGTGCCTTCCATGCACACCGCACAGCCAGCAATGTTGCTCACCCAGCCCATTGA